Below is a window of Pocillopora verrucosa isolate sample1 chromosome 6, ASM3666991v2, whole genome shotgun sequence DNA.
aaaaaaggaagccgGCTCCAAACACATACCACGTGCCATATcaaaatgtacattttaaaatttttactagaaacttcaatttatatttattagCGTTCCCAAGAGTAACCCTCCGTTCATACGACTTCTATGATACGACTTTTAAGATACGACTTTACGCGccgccatttttaaaaacagctgAGTAACCAGGCCCAATACCCGTAGAGTGCGCGGTTCAATTTGGTTAttgtaaaaaacagaaaaccatAATTTGAATCAAGAATAGTTTTACTTGTGACTCCGTCTCCTACGTGTAAATACAGATCACCAAAAGATAGATCAAAGTAACACTATGATGAACTCGTGGATATACTGCACAGAATACATGGTACCGGATTTAACTAAAAGCCAATGACcctgaaatttcaagaaatataATTGAACAGTTATTCCCACAAGAGTCGCAACAAATTCATCAGCCATATTCAATTTAATAAATCGACACTcttggtctgtactcttatctaCAACGATATTcatcatcacagtggtcaaaatctTGTGGACTTacttggctgcgcctcgtgagTTCGCAACAAAGTTTGAGCAAAGTGATAACAAGATCTAACAAATATCGTTGTCGATTAGAGGACTGACCACGCCAAACCACTTTCGACATATTTGTTACCACAATATTGACGTTGAATAAAACGATTCTTCCAGTGCGTGACTAGAGTTCGTGACTGTGCTCTTATCGACAACGGCATTCCTGCAAGTTGCGGTAAAATTTATTATATGACCCGTTCGGCCCTGCGTGCGTAATCGTAAGGCCGAAAAACCATGGAGAAAGACGACGTGAAAAAGCGGTCCGGCCCTTGTGTACTTGTACGACTTGATTGCAAAAAGGGAACGAAACATTGTTCGCTGTTGTTGCGAAAAAATGAGTGGCAACAGTAGACAAAAATGAGTGATAAGTCACGTCTTCCGATAAATTGTGAGTTTCTTGCTCAACCTGTGTTAAACGGTAACCCCAATTGAGGTCTCTACAAGTAATTCGTCTGGAACTTAACCTAACAAAGCTGAACAACTTAAACGAGGATGACTCATTTTTATAATGACTGATACAGTGTAATGGCGGACaattaaaacgaaaatttgTTACttactgaaaataagaaaagaaaactgtcttTTCTTTGCAGTACTCAGGGGGGCgtaatttcatcaaaatgaaatcataatCAGGTGAACGGGAagatattttcctctttgtcCTTACCTCGAGAAGCTTCAACTAAACGTTCCTATAAGATAGATTCCTTTGACGCATGGTAACCTCACAGAAGATTACCCTCCCAACCCTTACCCGACCCCAAGTCTTACTTGTTACAACTCTTGAGTAGTCTACACCCACAAACCAAGTACAGTAAACAATGTcgccagtaaaaaaaaacctttattacaAAATCTTTGCGGTTTTATTTACATTGAGCATAGCATGTCACTCCAATGATTAAAAGTACTTTGCCTACCTGGTATCTTTGACCCAAATTAAGATTTCACTTGGAACTACTGATTtcgtttaaatataaaaatctacTACAAATTAATGAAACTATTAAAGTTAATGAAACTAATGAAAAGACAGCTTTAAAGCTGGTCGGTGTCTCCGAATTATAGCTTCAAGACTAGCTGCCATCTCATCATCATAAACTGACAGAGGAAGTtctagtgtggttagcttacagctcggatgctgtaaagcttcacatagactAGCAACACCGATATCAGTGATGTCAGTATCCTCCAGAtctagtgtggttagcttacagctcgGATGCTGCaaagcttcacatagactggcaacaccgatATTAGTGATCTTACAATGTTGCATACGTAGAGTGGTTAGCGTACAGTTTAGATGCTGTAAAGCTTTACATAGACAGGCAACACTGGTATCAGTGATCAAATTACAGAGCATACTTAATGCGGTTAGCTTGCAGCTTGaatgctgtaaagcttcacataaACTGGGAACACAGGTATCACTGATCCCTCTAAACGAAATACATAGAGTGGTTAGCTTACAgtttggatgctgtaaagcttcagaGAGACTGGCGATACCGGTATCAATGATGTTATTACCCTCAAGAtatagtgtggttagcttacagcttggatgctgtaaagtTCCACATAGACTGACAACACCGGTGTCAGTGATCTCACTAAACCCCAGGtatagtgtggttagcttacagcttggatgctgtaaagcttcaccTATACTGGCAACACCGGTATCATTGATCCCACTAGAATCCagatttagtgtggttagctcacagcttggatgctgtaaagcttcacatagcCTGGCAACACCGGTATCGGTGATCTTAATATAATTCAGACTTAGTGTGGTTAACTTCCCAACCAATAATCGATTAATAAAATCAACATGTTCAACACTCCAATTAATGTAAGATAATATAAGTTCAGACACAAGACAGTGTTCATTTATCAGTGAATTAAAGACTCGTTGTATTCCAGACAGTGTTAGATGTGGTCCGGAAAGTCCTAACCTCTCAACTGTGACAAACTTATCGGTATACTTGTGTTGTGCCTCTCCAGCTTCCTCTTCATTTAGTTCACTGATAATGTCCAATACAAATGATACCGTAATGCAGTCTACATCTGAGTAACAACCTAAAGCCATGACACCGTGTGAATTACAAAACGCTTGGGGATTCTCCCTCAAGAACTGTTTAGCGAATTCTTTGTTTCGATACTCATTAAGACACCTCATTCTAAGATAAGGAGGCATAAAGGGTGAATCTATCAATTTTTCCATCATTTCCTCGTTTGCGTCACGTGAGAAAAGGCCAGCCATGAATTGGTAAACCATATCAGAGCATTTCGCATCGGGAACACGATTTTCCCTTACAAACCAACGAGCGGCCAAGAATTCTTGGACGGTCAGATGTGTGAAGCTAAAGTGCTTCGTGGTTGTAATCAATTCGGTTCTGAAAGGCTGACCACAGTAAAGAAGACCGCTACCTTTCAGTTTGTTGACTTCTTCCAGTTCAAAATCGCGCTCCATCTCGCTTTCATCAaaagttggctttctttcaaCCAGCAGTTTAGCCGctaattttgataatttctccAAAGTGTTCTTGATGACAGGAGGGGCCTTGAACTTCTCaggaatttctttttgtctgtaTTCTGACTCGGCGCAGTGCTTGAGttcaaaaatatcaacaagtttGGTATAAATGTCGGTTATTGAGACAGGAAGGTCATCAGAATTTTCTGATTCGGTTAGGGCATACTCCATCTCGAAGCACAGCAGATAACAGAGCATAGGAATATGAGCAAAACTGACAAGATTCTCATTGTTCATGACATGTTTAAGTACAGCGTTCttcatattttcgtttttcttgaaGTATTTCTTTATGTACTCTTTGACTTGTTCTGCCGAAAAACCAGCAATTTCCACATACCGTTTATAACGGATTCCTCCCATGTTGTCCGATTCATCAGGTCGCGAGGTAATCATGACGATAGCCCCTTGCAGGATTTTTCCATTGATGAGTTTAGAACACAGTGCGGCCACCGGCATTTTACGTCTAACGTCATTGGGATGCCGTCCTTCTGAGTTTCCATCGATACTGGTTTTCTGAGAATACTCATCATAGCCGTCGAGAATTATCATTACTTCCTTGGAATGCTTTACAATGTACTCAAATGTTGATTCGTTAATGTTACATTTGTCATTCAGTACCgaggaaaaatttaagatttcTCTTAAAGTCAAATGCTTATTCTTGAGCAAATTCAACTGACGGAAAGTAAGCAAatacacaaattttaaattggGGATTTCAGTGCTTTCTAGTGCTCGAAGTGATTTGTTGTTAGCCCAATCGCGAATCACCTTCTGGCAAAACAGGGATTTCCCAATCCCTGCTTTTCCAACGACAAGAATAGAATTAGCACTTTCCTGATCATCAATCATGCCAAGAAGTATTTCACTGCAGTGCTTCACTGGAGTACCACTAATTTTCCCGTAGTACTCAAGCTCTTTACTCCTTGAATAATATGTCTCGTCATTCCTAATCAGGGCTTTTCTTCCATGTTGTATGAGAAGATTAGTGAATATTTCGTCCGTTTTCGCGTTGGAAATCGTGCGAGAGGCAAGCAGTTTGGGTTGGAACTCCGTATGGTACATAATTGAAGTCTTTAAAGCTGAAGTGTAGGTACTTACGgctgaaatataaaaaaaggaacatacTTAATAAATAATATGAACACGAGGATAGCAGTTTAAGTACTATCACTCTTGCTCCACGGGATTTAACTGTTTTGAGGGCAGGTCAATCAACACACAAGCGCTTAAGACAAAGATTTTAGGCTATATTGGTATTACtcttattgatgaaaaaagtaTAACAAACTAAAGGCACATTAATACCACACATAGTTCTAACCCTTATAGGCTTAGTCTTTAATGTAAATTTCAAAGTCTAGTGTCTGACAGAGAAACAATTCCAGCATTGGATATCAGAGCCCCAACTCACGGACCCTATAATGGTTAAAAATCGGTGGTGGCGTCAGATCCACTTGTCTGACAcccaaattcttgaaacaacAGGATCACATATCACCATCCAATATGGAGCAACTAACAATTACCGTTCCAGATATAGGTCTTGGCCTACTGTGGTTtcagaaaaaacacaaaatttctgtgttttctgAACAAAAATTGTGACCCCCTTCTATATAAAAATCCTGGATCCACCCTTCAAAATCGTCTTTACTTATCAACATTTAATAACAGTAGTTCAAATATTCGTAAATAAGTTCACTGTTTATGACGTTACCATTCACATGTTCACtattattacatttattatttCAGTATTAAGTATTCACTCATCAAAACATATAGGACTCACCTTGAGAAGGCAATTCATTGGCAcctaaattaaataataaacaaaaagaagtgtTGTCTCTTTAAGCCAATTTACTTAAGAAATTTACTTACAATCTGATTCATTCGCCTCAACTAATATTATGTCAGGTTCCAAAAATGggtaaaaaacaacaacaacaacaacaacaacagaaaaaaaactgtaaatacatgtatatgtgcTGGCAGTTATCACTTCCCTGTGCATTCAATTAAGTATCAACATCAAAATACAGTTGCACATGCAGTACTGGATAATTCTCTGTTCTTatagtttaaaacaatttgatgtGTTGCTTAATTTGCCCAGGAACATATATCAATCACTTCAAATCACTAAATGGCAGATGTCATTAGCctccaaattttccattttctggtTGTGTTACATAAACCAAGCTAACTATAGAAAACAGGCATGTTCACCTGGCTCATGAAGTGAATTGTCATTCATCAGCATCACTTGATTTAACCACAAGTTTTTTCTGCCACCACCTTAAGAGGCCTTGTTAAACTTACTAATACATAAACTTAAAATAAGGGTAACttaattttctatttgtaaACTGATACTGAATAAATGATCTTGATTTGTAATCCATACAAGAATATGCTATGGGAACTTAGATCTAAGTCAGACCTATCCTGGTAAAAAGACAAGATTGAGACAGGAAGCAATACCTACATTAAAGTaaggccaatcttggaatatgactggatcattcaaaatgttggccACAACAGATGCTGCCATCACAAAGgcaatttgtttccattttttactTGAAGACTGCGTTTCATCTACAAAGTCTTTAATGCCCTTGACTACCacccattctgtcttaaaatcatgGGCTGCTGCATACACtccttaaacaaaaaaaaacactcatttCTGTTAACTATATTGCTAATTTTGGTAGAatccttaaaatatttgtttgatgAAAGCTTAAAAAGATTCACACTCTAGCTGTTTGTAAAACTGCACATCCCAGAAGGACATTAGTTTGTAacaaaatctaatttttttcaaccagtactttaaaaaaaattgtacacctTGTTTCATAAGTAACTTTCAACATTtctcaaaagacaaacttttgtcAGCTAGAGTCAACCCTTccactcctaagatctctttggtaattctctttagtgtctgtcatacaattcctatgatgttacAGGTGGcgtagttaggagaatttggttttggatcaccCAATAATTtcctaattgacattttctttttcttttcccattactTACAGTAATATAGTTGTATCTacttgatatcatattgatactgtaaggagaaatcctgtcttggtcactcgtgggagtttcAGGGTTAACAGGGACTGATAGTTATTCCTCAACTCTCAAACTATTCAACAAAAtacttctacatttttcagatgacaaatttaagacaattcATGACATCCTGATGGAGCACATTCAATTTAGAAGACAGAAGAAGTCTCAGTCACCTCCACCTGCTAAACAATATTCAACCCCAGTCAAACAcaaaattactattattatgCAAGATATAATTTCCACAAATTTCGCATGCTATAATTATGGTATATgctatttcttgaaaaaaaaatatttcagaaaaattttaaagcaccCTGTGAGATCAGTTACTGTTCTTAGTAGCAAAAAAAGagtctgtactcaagcctaTTGGCCCCCTGTAGAAGGAGCTTGTCTTGGTTTCCTTAGCATAAAGCTACTACAATAATAAcaactcccccctggatgggatgccagtccatcacaaggttcCCCCCtaccagcatttcatcaggcttccctaacAATtcaccagtacccatttatactcctaggAGGAGAGAGGCATGGCATGGGGAGAGTACCTacccaagaacaaaacacattgACTCagccaggtcttgaacccagacctctggTACCAAAGTCCAGTACAATGACCATAAGGTCACAATATGTCTTCCACTGTTGTTAGGAAATGGCAATGTTCATCACTGGCAAAAAATAGTATGGTGCTCTCCTAAGATCACACTCCTTTCTTATTATATATAGGCCTAGGTCACACTagagcttttttttgtttgtttaagtcAAAAATCTGTCAACAAGTTGCATAAAATAAGTACAGCCCCCAATTTTAAAAACTTGCCAAATTTTTGCAGATCACCAAAATTCTCCTAATCTTCAAAAGAGccatgttgctttttttttaaccatttagcTGTCATTCTATGTAAGACATGCATGTCAGGATAAAATTTAAGCTTGAAAAATACACTGTGGTCTGCTAGTGTAATTTAGGGCATGTGATGGCAGGACACAATACATGGTCCCAATCTCGAAACCATTACTCTGCCAGACGCAGAGACCTCAACCAAGGACAGTTTTAAAAGCAAGCTCTATTTGAGCAAAGTCTTTGCCTTCTATGTCTAAAATCTGATATTAGCTGCATAGAAGCCTGCTGATAGTGACTACcaacaatgtaaaaaaattgcta
It encodes the following:
- the LOC131771835 gene encoding NACHT, LRR and PYD domains-containing protein 3 isoform X1, which translates into the protein MASATPSNPSTKGTSNYAQLCRLLVEVGPHVLREIFDRVCPPENLHGALTNPTNCAKLQTLRKKRVLSTSQWHKLYPVVKWSISSGNFDSSLLLLLLTNVFGLTLPASGQDDLPLETDTSPAADIIRIKILRDRVYSHVTSGSVDDPTFSSYWNDIRDTFQCIGGARYRDVINDLEIYFMDADSEKDYQELFKEWLKDEDCVTDKSHEDEMVKKARWENDLESSIEINEQNSGKEETVKMSGETTSAQNSNASPPELNVTLPLMSDLPKTSFAWSNVELPVDILLLAVEDCEFLSCFAYLKEPFKSYHISTGPVYFGCMGDDQGNKMKIALMRCSKGPDVLQGSLSVSKDAISVLRPKAIFSVGACSGLNSKKVKLGDVVVSAKLITAVYKTPPSRDIGNLIKHVADGWKAPLQNADEYNAKVHCDGVVLSISEANRDMIRKHPEAIAVEMEGGGVYAAAHDFKTEWVVVKGIKDFVDETHSSSKKWNEIACVMAASVVANILNDPVIFQDWPHFNAGANELPSQAVSTYTSALKTSIMYHTEFQPKLLASRTISNAKTDEIFTNLLIQHGRKALIRNDETYYSRSKELEYYGKISGTPVKHCSEILLGMIDDQESANSILVVGKAGIGKSLFCQKVIRDWANNKSLRALESTEIPNLKFVYLLTFRQLNLLKNKHLTLREILNFSSVLNDKCNINESTFEYIVKHSKEVMIILDGYDEYSQKTSIDGNSEGRHPNDVRRKMPVAALCSKLINGKILQGAIVMITSRPDESDNMGGIRYKRYVEIAGFSAEQVKEYIKKYFKKNENMKNAVLKHVMNNENLVSFAHIPMLCYLLCFEMEYALTESENSDDLPVSITDIYTKLVDIFELKHCAESEYRQKEIPEKFKAPPVIKNTLEKLSKLAAKLLVERKPTFDESEMERDFELEEVNKLKGSGLLYCGQPFRTELITTTKHFSFTHLTVQEFLAARWFVRENRVPDAKCSDMVYQFMAGLFSRDANEEMMEKLIDSPFMPPYLRMRCLNEYRNKEFAKQFLRENPQAFCNSHGVMALGCYSDVDCITVSFVLDIISELNEEEAGEAQHKYTDKFVTVERLGLSGPHLTLSGIQRVFNSLINEHCLVSELILSYINWSVEHVDFINRLLVGKLTTLSLNYIKITDTGVARLCEALQHPSCELTTLNLDSSGINDTGVASIGEALQHPSCKLTTLYLGFSEITDTGVVSLCGTLQHPSCKLTTLYLEGNNIIDTGIASLSEALQHPNCKLTTLCISFRGISDTCVPSLCEALQHSSCKLTALSMLCNLITDTSVACLCKALQHLNCTLTTLRMQHCKITNIGVASLCEALQHPSCKLTTLDLEDTDITDIGVASLCEALQHPSCKLTTLELPLSVYDDEMAASLEAIIRRHRPALKLSFH